The following coding sequences are from one Rhodothermia bacterium window:
- the ytxJ gene encoding bacillithiol system redox-active protein YtxJ: MEDLKAAFTASYQEPVVLFKHSITCSVSMRAEREMQALDQERDPKIFQLIVQRSRNLSYHIADTLNIQHESPQIIILQDGKAIFNTSHGQVRAQIVRDVLQTLAPV; the protein is encoded by the coding sequence ATGGAGGATCTTAAGGCTGCATTCACGGCCTCCTACCAAGAACCAGTAGTCTTGTTCAAACACAGCATAACGTGCTCCGTAAGTATGCGAGCCGAACGAGAAATGCAAGCCTTAGACCAAGAACGGGATCCAAAAATTTTCCAATTGATTGTTCAGCGCTCGCGAAATTTATCCTACCACATTGCGGATACCTTGAACATTCAACATGAATCCCCACAAATTATTATTTTGCAAGACGGTAAAGCGATTTTTAACACGTCTCATGGACAAGTACGTGCCCAAATTGTCCGTGATGTCCTACAAACCTTGGCCCCTGTTTGA
- a CDS encoding iron-sulfur cluster assembly accessory protein, producing MNTLNITPKAADKIKSLALNEGINWSQQFLRVAVVSGGCSGLTYDLGWDTVPQEEDVFIETDGIRLAMDMNAQLYVEGSTLDFTDGLEGKGFHFNNPQAVRNCACGESFSV from the coding sequence ATGAACACACTTAACATTACCCCAAAAGCAGCTGATAAAATTAAGTCCTTGGCCTTGAACGAAGGTATCAATTGGTCACAACAGTTTTTGCGCGTTGCCGTTGTCAGCGGTGGATGCTCTGGATTAACCTACGACTTGGGCTGGGATACCGTCCCGCAAGAGGAAGATGTGTTTATTGAGACCGATGGCATACGACTGGCGATGGATATGAATGCGCAACTTTATGTAGAAGGTTCAACCTTGGATTTTACAGACGGCTTAGAAGGGAAGGGATTTCACTTCAACAACCCACAGGCCGTCCGGAATTGTGCATGCGGCGAGTCTTTCTCCGTCTGA
- a CDS encoding TlpA family protein disulfide reductase, translating into MKQVYILSGILAALILTFAFTKPSDGAFLDTNTQNAQKKIVAASFSLPDMNGKTIRLSDYKGKIVILNFWATWCAPCVQEIPDLIGLQHRMKGKIQVIGVSVDVNGFADVVPFIQQKQFQLNYPIVVANHPMLEGYKNPSFLPTTFVIDQNGLLRKETIGLVNIPRLSQEIEDLIDEGR; encoded by the coding sequence ATGAAACAGGTTTATATTTTATCCGGTATCTTGGCTGCACTTATTTTGACCTTTGCTTTTACGAAACCCTCCGATGGGGCTTTCTTAGATACCAATACGCAAAATGCCCAAAAGAAAATAGTTGCCGCCTCCTTTAGCTTGCCTGATATGAACGGGAAAACCATTCGTTTATCGGACTATAAAGGTAAAATTGTCATCCTTAATTTTTGGGCAACATGGTGCGCTCCTTGTGTCCAAGAAATTCCAGACCTTATCGGATTGCAGCACCGGATGAAGGGCAAAATTCAGGTTATTGGTGTATCGGTAGATGTAAACGGCTTTGCGGACGTTGTTCCGTTCATCCAACAAAAACAATTTCAGCTCAATTACCCCATCGTTGTTGCAAACCATCCCATGCTTGAAGGGTATAAAAACCCCTCTTTTTTACCAACAACCTTTGTGATAGACCAAAATGGCCTGCTTAGAAAAGAAACCATTGGTCTGGTAAACATTCCACGATTGTCACAGGAAATTGAAGACTTGATAGACGAAGGGCGATAA
- a CDS encoding TolC family protein, translating into MWKFGTNLLLFVFWGFGFAWSQNTSLSLDTVLAHVLKHHPTIHAANANIRAVEAEKDGLSARFLQLPEADASVMRVLGGRLYNVTIGGMQTFERRNQLGSRIILGDTKVRAAQEQVRLTIQTKVAEVRLAFIQAMYAQEKQTLLASFSAEAKALQEALQARFESGQSAGYDVTLARIEAHRAEVTARQAHLFSEKAKQTLALVANMEIGMRPILVADIPIGKFPALEVLEQTALQNRMELAQLVADHEILAAERVLANKNRTPNLQAGAFLALDNTYLNRLTPVVGLRVAMPLPIRRAGWYNNGQAEINRLTAEMERSEVIYEAQKSNIRREVQAAYEQFHLAVQSLELAKDMERLLGESSRQIETMYQEKRLDVVQYLAHKAKQGLVRLDVLELTYQAVQAQTELENVIGLSAL; encoded by the coding sequence ATGTGGAAATTTGGTACGAATCTGCTTTTATTTGTTTTTTGGGGCTTCGGTTTTGCTTGGTCGCAAAATACGTCCTTGTCATTAGACACTGTCTTGGCGCATGTCCTGAAACATCACCCTACGATTCACGCCGCAAACGCAAATATTCGCGCCGTTGAAGCGGAAAAGGATGGACTTTCGGCCAGGTTCCTCCAACTTCCAGAAGCGGATGCTTCGGTGATGCGGGTTTTGGGCGGCAGATTATACAATGTGACGATAGGCGGAATGCAAACGTTCGAACGGAGAAACCAGCTTGGCTCCAGAATTATATTAGGCGATACCAAAGTGAGGGCGGCGCAGGAACAAGTGCGTTTGACGATCCAAACCAAAGTGGCCGAAGTACGTCTTGCATTTATTCAGGCGATGTATGCCCAAGAAAAACAAACCTTATTGGCCTCCTTTTCCGCAGAAGCAAAAGCACTCCAAGAAGCGCTTCAGGCACGTTTTGAAAGCGGGCAAAGTGCAGGTTATGATGTAACCTTGGCCAGGATTGAAGCACATCGAGCAGAAGTTACCGCGAGGCAAGCCCATCTTTTTTCCGAGAAAGCAAAACAAACCTTGGCGCTTGTTGCAAACATGGAGATTGGTATGCGCCCAATACTCGTTGCGGATATTCCGATAGGCAAGTTTCCTGCATTGGAGGTCTTGGAGCAAACGGCTTTGCAAAACCGCATGGAATTGGCACAGTTGGTGGCAGATCATGAAATCCTTGCCGCAGAACGGGTTTTAGCCAATAAGAACAGAACGCCAAACCTTCAAGCAGGCGCTTTTTTGGCCTTAGACAATACCTATTTAAATCGTTTGACACCTGTGGTTGGGCTTCGGGTGGCCATGCCTTTACCGATTCGAAGGGCGGGATGGTATAACAATGGTCAAGCAGAAATCAACCGCTTAACAGCCGAGATGGAACGCTCGGAGGTTATTTATGAAGCGCAAAAATCCAACATTCGCCGAGAGGTGCAAGCCGCATACGAGCAATTCCACTTGGCCGTGCAATCGCTTGAACTTGCAAAAGACATGGAACGGCTATTGGGAGAATCGTCGCGACAAATAGAAACCATGTACCAAGAGAAGCGGCTTGATGTGGTGCAGTACTTGGCGCACAAAGCCAAACAGGGGCTTGTACGG
- the greA gene encoding transcription elongation factor GreA yields MSETLYLSQDGLNKLNEELQFLKTKERARIAQAIAEARAQGDLSENAEYDAAKDAQGLLEARIAQLNEMIQNARVVDDSKMDVSKAYILSKVRVKNHKVNQEVTYVLTSDREANFAQNKISVNSPIGKALLGRSVGDIVDVKVPAGIIKFEILEISR; encoded by the coding sequence ATGAGCGAGACGCTGTATTTGTCCCAAGATGGGCTGAATAAATTGAATGAAGAGTTGCAGTTTCTCAAAACAAAAGAGCGTGCCCGTATAGCGCAGGCCATTGCAGAGGCGCGTGCGCAAGGTGATCTGTCTGAAAATGCGGAATATGATGCGGCGAAAGACGCACAAGGACTTTTGGAAGCACGCATCGCACAGCTTAATGAAATGATTCAGAATGCGCGGGTGGTAGATGATAGCAAGATGGACGTGAGCAAGGCTTATATCTTGTCTAAAGTTCGGGTGAAAAATCATAAAGTTAATCAAGAAGTAACCTATGTCTTGACCTCCGACCGCGAGGCCAACTTTGCTCAAAATAAAATCTCGGTCAATAGCCCCATTGGGAAAGCCTTGTTGGGAAGGTCTGTTGGGGACATTGTGGACGTGAAAGTACCCGCAGGCATCATCAAATTTGAAATCTTGGAAATCAGCCGATAA
- the mtgA gene encoding monofunctional biosynthetic peptidoglycan transglycosylase, translating into MAKTATPTTPLSLQTERKKRPLWYRFVRWGMMVFFGFHVYCLLVLIYLRFLPPLFTTVQLQHRVAAVFEGEWLNVEMEYRPMEEISDHLQYAVVAAEDSRFFEHDGIDFDALEEAMSEERKTIRGGSTITQQLVKNLFFTTHRSYLRKGMEFTIAPLAELVLPKDRILELYINVVEWGKGIYGAQAAARYHYSISASRLNRNQASRLAACLPAPQTRKPQGMNRYSRIIQKRMRAMGH; encoded by the coding sequence ATGGCGAAAACAGCCACGCCCACCACGCCACTTAGCCTACAGACCGAACGAAAAAAACGTCCGTTGTGGTATCGTTTTGTACGTTGGGGAATGATGGTGTTTTTCGGCTTCCATGTGTATTGCCTCTTGGTGCTGATCTATTTGCGTTTTCTGCCACCTCTGTTTACGACCGTTCAGCTTCAGCACCGTGTTGCCGCTGTATTTGAAGGTGAATGGTTAAATGTTGAAATGGAATACCGCCCCATGGAGGAAATTTCCGACCATCTCCAATATGCGGTTGTGGCAGCGGAAGACAGCCGCTTTTTTGAGCATGATGGCATAGATTTTGACGCTCTCGAAGAAGCCATGTCGGAAGAGCGCAAGACTATTCGTGGCGGTTCTACTATTACGCAACAGTTGGTGAAAAACCTCTTTTTTACCACACATAGGTCTTATTTGCGGAAAGGAATGGAGTTTACGATTGCGCCTTTGGCAGAGTTGGTCTTACCGAAAGACCGGATTTTAGAGCTTTACATCAACGTGGTGGAGTGGGGGAAAGGGATTTATGGCGCACAAGCTGCTGCACGATACCACTATAGCATTTCGGCGAGCCGCTTAAATCGGAATCAGGCATCACGACTTGCAGCCTGTTTACCCGCTCCACAGACAAGAAAACCCCAAGGTATGAACCGATACAGCCGCATTATCCAAAAGCGTATGCGTGCAATGGGGCATTAA
- a CDS encoding M3 family oligoendopeptidase: MKTAKTGAENIRWNLTDLFPSEDALHHALIETQQNSIAFAERYRGRIADLTPRELADMMQAWGRLLDTTGKAYTFAYLHWVTATNEAARGALLQKVKEAYTAINQQFIFVETEWAALGDEKAQGILEDPSILPYRHFLEVRHLQKRYLLSEPEEKILAEKYITGSGAWERYFDEVLGAAEFVFRGETVTEQEVLTYLSHPNRTMRKDAAASLTEGLKKHSHTLTFIFNTILADKASTDRLKGYSSWISSRNMSNEIEDETVQTLIDAVTNRYPLVERFYKLKARLLGLEKLMDYDRYAPIGEAERIYSWQEAKSIVLKAYTNFHPEMGDIARKFFEERWIDAPVVAGKRGGAFSHGAVPSAHPYIMMNFTGRVRDVQTLAHELGHGVHQYLSRKQGVFHADTPLTTAETASVFGEMLTFQYLMQLEQDPKSQLRMLVSKIDDTFATVFRQITMNRFEDRIHTLRRTKGELSTEEFSHAWMTTQTEMFGESVELGEHYSIWWSYIPHFLHSPGYVYAYAFGELLVLALYSEFMNNPHNFADRYLNLLSAGGSDWPNVLLQKMNINLQDPNFWNKGLDAIQAWIEQAEALA; this comes from the coding sequence ATGAAGACCGCAAAAACTGGCGCGGAAAACATTCGCTGGAATCTTACCGATCTTTTTCCATCTGAAGATGCCTTGCATCATGCACTGATCGAGACGCAACAAAATTCAATAGCTTTTGCAGAGCGGTATCGCGGGCGCATTGCCGATTTAACGCCGCGAGAACTTGCGGATATGATGCAGGCTTGGGGACGTCTTTTAGATACGACTGGTAAGGCTTATACCTTTGCTTATCTACATTGGGTGACGGCCACCAACGAAGCGGCGAGAGGAGCGTTACTCCAAAAAGTAAAAGAAGCCTATACGGCGATTAACCAGCAATTCATATTTGTAGAAACCGAATGGGCTGCGCTGGGCGACGAAAAGGCACAAGGGATACTCGAAGACCCAAGCATCTTGCCATATCGGCATTTTTTAGAAGTACGACATCTCCAAAAACGTTATCTGCTTTCAGAACCGGAAGAAAAAATCTTGGCAGAAAAGTATATTACAGGAAGTGGGGCTTGGGAGCGGTACTTTGACGAAGTATTGGGGGCTGCCGAGTTCGTTTTTAGGGGTGAAACGGTGACTGAGCAAGAGGTATTGACCTACCTTTCCCACCCAAATCGCACCATGCGGAAAGATGCGGCGGCATCCTTGACCGAAGGCCTTAAAAAACATAGCCATACACTGACCTTTATTTTCAATACCATTTTGGCGGACAAGGCTTCGACCGACCGTTTAAAGGGCTACTCGTCGTGGATTTCAAGCCGAAATATGTCGAATGAAATAGAAGATGAAACGGTGCAAACCCTCATTGATGCGGTCACAAACCGCTATCCTTTGGTCGAAAGGTTTTACAAACTGAAGGCCCGCCTTTTGGGGCTTGAAAAGTTGATGGATTATGACCGTTATGCCCCTATTGGTGAAGCAGAACGGATTTATAGTTGGCAAGAAGCAAAGAGTATCGTACTAAAAGCCTATACCAATTTCCATCCCGAAATGGGGGATATTGCCCGAAAGTTTTTTGAAGAACGCTGGATTGATGCTCCAGTCGTGGCCGGAAAACGGGGCGGAGCGTTCTCGCATGGCGCTGTTCCGAGTGCGCACCCTTATATTATGATGAACTTTACAGGGCGCGTTAGAGATGTGCAAACCTTAGCCCACGAATTGGGGCACGGTGTCCATCAATACCTTTCGCGGAAACAAGGTGTATTTCATGCAGATACGCCACTAACCACCGCCGAGACTGCTTCCGTTTTTGGGGAAATGCTCACCTTCCAGTACCTGATGCAACTGGAACAAGACCCGAAAAGCCAACTTAGAATGTTGGTTTCTAAAATAGATGATACCTTTGCTACGGTTTTTCGCCAAATTACCATGAACCGCTTTGAAGACCGAATTCATACCTTGCGGCGCACAAAAGGCGAACTAAGTACAGAGGAGTTTAGCCATGCTTGGATGACCACCCAAACAGAGATGTTTGGTGAAAGCGTAGAATTGGGCGAGCATTATAGTATTTGGTGGAGTTATATCCCGCACTTCTTACATTCGCCGGGTTATGTATATGCCTATGCGTTTGGCGAACTTTTGGTACTGGCGCTTTATTCCGAGTTTATGAACAATCCACACAATTTTGCAGACCGATACCTAAACCTCTTATCGGCTGGTGGAAGCGATTGGCCTAATGTCTTGTTGCAGAAAATGAACATTAATTTA